From the genome of Mycobacterium kansasii ATCC 12478:
AAACGACGGGAACTGGCCACGACGATGGGCGCGCATCGGACGGTGGACCCGGCGCAGGGCTCGCCATTCGACACCGTCAAGGCTGCAGTGGTTTTCGAGGCGATCGGCGTCCCCGGGATCATCGACGACGCGTTGCGGCGGGCCCGGCCGGGCACACGGCTGGTCGTCGCAGGAGTGTGCATGCAGGCCGACACCATGCATCCGTTCTTCGCGATCGCCAAGGAGATCAATATCCAATTCGTGCTCGCCTATGGCCCGGACGAGTTCGCCGAGTCGCTGCGTGCGATCGCCGAGGGCGATATCGACGTCAGCCCGCTGATCACCGGGGAGGTCGGCCTCGACGGGGTCGGCGCGGCCTTCGACGACCTCGCCGACCCCGAACGGCACTGCAAGATTCTGGTCACGCCCGAGGCTTAGGCCCAGCTGGAACCGACCGCGCCGTCGGTCTGCGCCATATTGGCACCGGCCGCTTGCACATTGGCGCCGTGAGTATTGGCCTGCTCGTAGATGACCTGGAAGTTGCGGCCCAATTGGGTGATGAATTCCTGGCAGGCCGACGACCCGGCGCCGCCCCAAAAGTCTCCGGCCGCAAGGACGTCGCGAACGATGGCCTGGTGCTCGGCTTCCAGCGAGGCGGCCTGTGCGCGGATGGTGGCGCCGTGGGCGTCGACATCGCCGAACTGGTAGCTGATTGTCATGTCGGTGTTCTCCTGTCGTGGAATCGGCTCAACTGCCGAGGATCTGCTGGGATGCTTGCTCTTGCTGCTCGTAATTGCCGGCGTCGCGAACCAGTCCGTCGCGCACCCCGTGCAGCATCGTGACGATGTTGCGGAACGCCTGATGCATCTGGCCCATGGTGTCGTAGGAACTCGCCTCTGCCGTGCCGGCCCAGCCCGCTCCCGAGATGTTCTGCGAGGACGCCCACATCCGGCGGGCCTCGTCTTCCACGGTCTGGGCGTGCACCTGGAACCGGCCCGCCATATCCCGCATCGCGTGCGGGTCGGTCATGAATCGTGTGGTCATGATGAATGCCTCCTGTGAAGAATCGTCGAATCTGGAATGGATCACCGGTTAGTCCAGAGCGTCTCCCCCTCTCCTCAGCCGACCACGCTGCGCGGCAACACAGCCAGAGCCGGCATGGCGACGCCGAACTCTCGTGGCTGCATGAAGCGCACCGTTTCCGCGGGGATGCCCCGGGCCGTCATCGGCGCTGCCGCGCCTGCGCCGGTGATCGGCGTGGCCATAGCCGCCGGGGCCGTCGCCGCTTCCGGGGCGGACGCGGCCCAACTCGGCGGCACCGACAAACTGCCCACCGAGCCGGCCTGACCCATACCCGCCGACAACGGCACCGCGGTCCGGCCCGGGGTCAGCATTTCCGGCACGCGCGTCGGCGGTAGCGCCGGCGTCTCGGGCACCCGCATCGGCACGGTGGGAATTGGCATCGCTGGTCGAGGGACCGGCGTTGGCGTGTGCATCGGCATCGCCGGAGCCGGGCTGGGTGCCGCCGGCTGTTGCAGACCGGGTGTGGTCATGCCCGCACCCTGCCCGGCGCCCTGGCCGAGGGTGCCGCCCAAGAGGCCCACAAGTTGGCTGATTCCCGTTTGGAAGCTGCTACTCAGCGACGACGGAATCGTCGCCAGCGTGTTGGCCGCTTGACTGGCCAGGCCCTGGACGGCGCCTTGCAGGTTGTTGACGGCAACCTCGCCGGCTGCGATCGCGCTGCTGAGCACACCGGCCACGTTGGTCGTGGCTGGCGCCACGGACATCGGGGTCAGCATGGTCGCCGCTGCTGCCGCGCCGGCGTAGGCATACATTGCGGCGGCGTCCTGCGCCCACATCTCGGCGTAGTGCGCCTCCGTGGCCATGATCGCCGGGGTATTGATTCCCAGGAAATTCGTCGCGACCAGCGACGCCAGCAACGCCCGGTTGGCCGCAATCACCGGCGGTGGCACCGTGGCCGCAAACGCCGCTTCGTGCGCGGCCGCCGCCACGGTCGCCTGCATTCCCGCCTGCTCGGCCTGCGCGGCGGTGGAGTGCATCCAGCCCACATACGGTGCGGCGGCGGCGGCCATGGCCGCCGAGGAAGGGCCCTGCCATCCCGCGTCGGCAAGTTCGGCAATCACCGAGCCGTAGCCCGTCGCAGCGGAGCGCAACTCGCCAGCCAGGCCATCCCAGGCCGCCGCGGCGGCCAGCATCGACCCTGACCCTGGTCCTGCATACATGAGCCCCGAGTTGATTTCCGGGGGTAAGGCACCGAAGTCCATTGCTAATCCCTCCTTTTGATTGGTTCTAATTGGTTGTGGTCGTGACGACGGGCGCGCTAGTGAGCCCCGGCGTAGCTATCGCGGCCATACGCCCCCGAGTGATGGCCGTAACCGCCATGGGTGGCATGGTGAGCGCCGTAGCCCCCGTAGGCGCCGTGGCTGTAGCCGCCGTAGCCACCGTGGCCGCCGTAGGCGCCGTGGCTGTAGCCGCCCTGGCCGTGGCCGCCGTAGCCGCCCTGGCCGTAGCCGCCGTAAGCGCCGTGGCCGTAGCCGCCATAACCCTCGCGATATGGCGTTGTGCTGGCAGGCTCGGCGGGCGTCGAGTGGGTGGGCATCCGATCGGGCATCGGGCGGGCAGGCATTCGATCGGGCGCCGGGCGGGGCGCTGGGCTGGTTGGTGACGGGCGGTCGGGCGCCGGGCGAGTAAGCATCGGGCTCGGGGGTGGCTGGCGAGGCGCCGGACTGGTAGGTGACGGACGGGTGGGCGCCGGGGTGGGCGCCATCCGGGGCGCCGGGCTCTTGGGCGCGGGGGTGGCGGGCGCCGGACTGCTAGGCGAGGGGCCGACTGGTACCGGTTGCATGGGTACACCGGACGTTGACCCGCCGCCGGCGTGGGTCGCATTGGCGGCCTCGGTTGCTGCATACGAATTGGCGCTCAGTCCCAAGGCTTTGACGAATTGCTCATGGATCAGGTGGGCCTCAGCGCTGATCGCCTGGTACAACTGGCCGTAAGCGGTGAAGCTCGCCGCCGTCACCATCGACACCTCGTCGGCAGCCGCCGGGATCACCCCGGCGATGGGAAGCGCCGCGGTCACGTTGGCCGTACTGACGGCCGAGCCGATCGCTTCCAGGCGCCCAACCGCCGCCATCAGCATTTCCGGCAGCGTGATCACAAAAGACATGTGGTTTCTCCTCCTCCTACCGCGGTGCCGAAGTCCGGCACAGCTAGTACCCATATTGGCTGGGTCATCCCCGTGGCGGATACTGTGTCATAAATCATGAATCTTTGTCTAGTCCTGGATCTAGAGTTCTCATATCTGACTCACGACTCTCTGACGAGGATGCTTTGACCGTCTATTGGCATCGGGCTACTCTTGACCCGTGCCGAGGACCAACGCTGCCGGGTGGGGGCTCAAGCGCCTGCTTGAAGCAACGCTGAACCGTGACATCACCGTCGAGCAGTTGCGCGATGCCTGCGGTGTGACCAAAGGCCGGTGGTATGGGGGGAGTGGGCGCGCGAACGCCGAGGACTTCCCGGACGCCGAGGAAGCCAGGCGCGCGGCGCATGCGTTCGGCCTCAGCGCCACGTGGCTCCAAATGGAACTGGGCCTCATCACTCCCGAAGATGTGCAAGAGGCCTTGGATGGGTCGCAATCGCTGGACCCGTTCCGGGTTACGACCCGACAGCGAGTGCTGGCACCCAATCCGACGGCAGAGCCGCCGCGCACCTAACAGTTTTCGACGGGCTGGCCGGGCAGTCCGCTCTCCTTGCAATCGAACGCTGGATCCGCACCGCGCCGATGCCTTGGCGACGTTGGCATGCGGGTCGCAACCTGCCCTGCGCATGCGGGCACGCCGCGCGCGGCCGAGGTCCGATAGTCATCGACCCGGCGGCCAGCGACCACCGACGTGACCGCTCGGCCCGGTCACCTGGACGGTTGCGGAGTCATTGACGCTCACGGGCTTTCGTGAGTTGGTCGCGCCACTCCGAACCGCTTACAGTCCGGTTGACGCCTTACGCTCCTAACCGTCGGCACGATCCGGCGTGCTGTCGTCGTCTCCGACTTGGATCGCACCGTCCGTTCTCGCAGGACCCGGCAGCACATGAACTCGCCGCAGTTGTGAACCCCGAAATGCCTTTGCCGACAACACTATTTGATGCAAGCGTACTGTGGCGGGCAGCAGCTTGCTGTCGATTCAATTCAGCTATCCACGCGCACGTGTCGTCAGAACCGGCCGCAAGCAGTATCGGGCAGCGGGATCCGCCACGCCTAGCGCCCGTGCCAATTACGCTCGACGCCGTGGCGGAAACGTCGTATGCATCCTGCGGTGATCTCAGCCTGGCATATCAGGTATTCGGCGACGGGCCGGTCGAGCTGGTCTGGGCCGGGTCGTTCGCCAGCCACGTCGAGCTGTATTGGACGATGCCCGAATTCGGTTCCCTGATGGAGAAGCTGGGCACGTTCGCCCGGATCCTGTTGTTCGACAAGGCCGGGGTGGGGCTGTCGGATCCCGTCCCAAGAGTTCGCACGCTCGACGAACGAGCAGCCGAGATTGAGGCCGTCATGGATGCCGCCGGCTTCGGCAAGGCCGCCCTCATCGGTGTGAGTGAGGGCGGCCCGGCCGCAATCCTGTTCGCCGCGACACGACCGGAACGAACGCGGGCGTTGATCCTCACCGGTACGACGTCATACAGCGCCACCCAGGGCTGGGATGACCTCGAGTGCGACCCGGCGGAGCTGCGGGCGCGCGTCGTACGCGAGCTGGGTGAGGACTACGTGCCGTCGCTGGAATGGATCGCCCGGTCCCAGGAATTCGGCCGCGCGATCCGGTCGGCATGGGGCAGCGGGGCGGCACTCAAGTGCGTCATTTCGTCGATCCGGTCCATGCGCCAGCTCGGAACGTTGGAGCGCATGTGCGCCAGCCCGGCGATGGCGCGGGCGACGGCCGAAGCGGGATTCCGGATCGATGTCAGGCCGATCCTGCCGACGATCACCGTGCCGACACTCGTTCTCCATGCCCGCGACGACCCCGGAGTGCCGGTGCAGTCGGGCCGGTACCTCGCCGATCACATCCCCGGCGCGCGCCTGGTCGAGCTCGAGGGCGCGGACCACGCGCCGTGGTTCACCGAACCGGACAGGGTCGCGACCGAGATTGAGGAACTGCTCACCGGCAGCCATACCGCACCGGCGCAATCGCATCGTGCCCTGCGAACGGTGCTGTTCACCGACATCGTCGCCTCGACCGAACATGCCGCGGCCATGGGCGACGAGCGGTGGCGGGCGGTGCTCCAACGCTTCGGTGAGATCACTGCCGAACTCACCGAGCGATTCGGTGGCACGGTGGTCAAGAGCACCGGCGATGGGCATCTCACCACGTTCGACGGCCCGACACAGGCCATCCGTTGCGCGGAAGCATTGCGCGCTGGCGCTGAGACGCTGGGCATCGAGATCCGCATAGGCATCCACACCGGCGAGTGCGAATTGCTGGACTGCGACATCGGGGGGATTGCGGTACACATCGCGGCGCGGATCCTCGGGCACGCAGAGGCGGGCGATATCCTGGTCTCCTGCACGGTCCGTGACCTGGTCGTCGGTTCCGGCACCGGCTTCGAGGACCGTGGCAGCGTGGAGCTGCGCGGCGTTCCCGGCGCTTGGCAACTCCTGGCGGTCGAGCGTCACGGCGCGCGGGCCGGATCGGCCGAGGCGCAATTGGTGTCAATGCCCACCCCCGGCCCTCGCTCCACGATGCGCCGGTCGGATCGCGCAGTGGCGGTGATGGCGAAGCGGACACCGTGGATATTGCGCGGGATGGCCCGGTTCTCCGCGGCCACCGGTCGAAGATAGCCGAGTTGCGTTGAGCCGCAATACGGTTTCGCCCACTACCGTTTGCTAACTACCGCCGGCGGCTCCCGGAAAGGGCGGTGCCGAACCTTCACAGATTTGCTCGATACGCTTTGGCGCGAGCTATGACAACGCGCCAGATCCGCCGCCTCGTATTCGGCGTTATCGCTGGAGTCAGATGTTGACCTACGCCGACAAGCCCGCCCATCTGCACGACTTCCGGAAACCTGAAATCATGCCGGCATCTCAAGGCGCGCAAGCAAATCGGGACCAACGCCCCGACAACGAACAACGACGCCGCGCAAGGACCTGCCCGCCGCTTTCGAAATCGCTTGCGCGACGCGTCTTTTCCCGGTCAACGGCAGCCCGAGCACCAGGCGCGCCGCAGCTGGGTGAGCTACCCCAGTGAGCCGGAAGAAGTGCCTTCCGATCGGACGCCCGACGATCCGCTGCCCGGGCCCTTCGCCGGTTCTGTTATCCGGGGCCAGCCGTCATCCCCCGGCCGGCGGCTGTGGCACCACGGTCGGCTTGAATCCGTACCGGGGAGCAGCGAAGTGGGCTGCCATGCCGCGGCCGACGCCAGAACCAGGCATCACCGGCATGCCGCCGAACGCGCTTGCGGCGGGTTCCGCGGCCGCCGCGGCACCGAGGTTGCTGATCGTCACGATGGGGTTGGCCGGCCCGACCGTGTTGGCCCAGGAAGCGGGCACCGACAATCCGCCGACCGACGCCGCCTTGCCGACGGCTCCCGCTATCCCGCCCAGCCCCGCACTCGGCAGGGCGGCAGGCAATGCCTCGATTGCTCCCTTGGCCGCCTTGGCGGCGGATTCGGCGCCCTCACTGGCCCACTTCGGCAGGTCGTGCGCGAGGCCGAAGTAGTCCTTCATCTGGGTGACCACGAGCCGAGCCGGAGAGACCCACCTATTGAACACGTCCATGGGCAAGCTGCCGTCCACCGTTGCCGAACCGGTCAAGCCCTCAACCACATCGCCGAACAAACCGGCCACGACGATCCCGTCGCCGTTGGAGTTCCAGGTGTGCCCAACCAGGCCGAGTGCCGCCAACGGATTGCTGAGCCAGGGCGCTTCGTTCGTCAGACCGGCCATCTGCAACAGCGAGTTGGTGATCTGGGTCATCCCTTGCGCCGGCGCCGAGGTGCTCACCGCCTGCGCCACCGCGTTGGCCTGGGCGACCACCCCGGCCAAGTTGACGGTGGGGAGCGCCGGGCTGAACGGCGTCAACGTCGTGGCTTGCGCCGATGCGCCGGCATAGCCGTACATCGCGGCCGCGTCCTGGGCCCACATTTCGGCGTATTGCGCCTCCGTGGCCGCGATCGCCGCGGTGTTCTGTCCGAGAAAGTTGGTGGCCAGCAACGCCATCATCAGGGCCCGGTTGGCCGCGACCTCTGCCGGCGGCACCGTCGCCATGAACGCCGCCTCGTAGGCGGTCGCGGCGGCCACGGCCTGGCCACCCGCCTGCTCGGCCTGGGCGGCGGTGCTCCTCAGCCATGCCACCTGCGGCATCGCGGCGGCCACCATGGACGCCGCCGACGGCCCCTGCCACGGCCCGTCGGTCAGCGCGGTGACAAGCGCATCGTAAGAGGACGCGGTGGATTGCAGTTCGGCAGCCAGGGCATCCCACGCAGCCGCCGCAGCCAGCATCGGCCCCGAGCCGGGCCCGGAATACATCAGCGCGGAGTTGATCTCCGGTGGTAACTGTGCAAAGTCCATGACTGTCGGTCTCCTAGCCGATGGTGGCTGCGTTGGCGGCCTCGGTAGCCGCATACGAGCCGGCGCTGATGCCCAGGGTGGTCGCCAACTGCTCCTGCACGGCTACGGCCTGGGCGCTGATCTGCTGATACATCTGTGCATGCGTGGCAAACTGCGTGGCGGTCAGCAGCGACACCAGATCGGCTGCCGCCGGAAGCACCCCGGTGGTGGGGCCTGCCGCAGCGGCATTCCCGGCACGGACCGCAAAGTTGATGGATTGCAGTTCCGTAGCGGTTGCAGCCAGCATGTCCGGCTGCGCGAGCATGATCGACATGAATATCCCTTCCCCAATATCACTTTGCGTCAACGACTTTCACGGACGGTGACGCCGCTCATCGCTGAAGCACATCGCACGACACGGTAGGCCAGTCAGATAGGAACAACACAGGTTTCACCCAGCCTGTTCACTGCTGTGTCGATAACAATTCATTTGCTGGGGCAAACACGCAGGGCAGTTGGAATTATTCTATGAAACATATCTGAATCAAATATGATTAGAGTTTGATATGAAGTTCGGGGCGAAGCCTTCAAGCGCGATATGGTAATTGGTTCGGACAGCGCATCCACGCCGCCATTGACCGTCCGACTAGCGCGTTATCGAGCCTCAGATCCACAACAGATGCGCCACACTCGCTGGCAACACGGCTATCCGCCTCACCACGCCACCCCGGAACCAATCAAAGGTGACCCGACCACGGTGACGAGTAATGGCCGCGGAGACACCGGCACTGCGGGTTGGCACCCGGCGACCGGTGTCAGCGGACAGAGCCGGTCCGGTGCACCGATACGGTCGCCTTTAACAGCGCGGGTTTTGGCGGGAATGCGGGATCAGAAATTTGCTGCTGGAAATTTTTGCTCAATGTGCAGTCCGGGTCCGCGAAGCGACCCAAGCGCTTGCCGCCGTCGCCGGGCCGGCGAGCGAGCGGCTCGCCCGGCGCAGCCATCCGAATCATTGGGCAACTACGGTTGACAAAAATCATGTCCCAGTGCTACCTTCGCCTCCAGCATCGTTGTGATCGGGCTCACGATAGGTCCCCCTCCCGACGGTCGCCAATGAGCTCGCACTAGTCCAGGAGGCATGGGTATGCGCTCCGTACCAAACGGCCCGGCCGTGCGAAACACTTGTGCGAGGTCGAACGACAACACCATCCACGGCCCCTAGGCCAGCACGTCGACGCCGAAATCTCCGCACCGGCGGCGGTCTAGTTCAGCGGTTCGCTCACAACGACTTTCGGACGAAAGCGTCACTCTCCGACAACGAAGTCGCACCAACATACCTGTACCCCAAGGGCGCTCGGCAGGGTATGGCCAATCGGGCTTGACGGCACCGTAGCCGCCGATGTCCATTCAACTACACGCCTTGATAAGTCGCGGAGGTTTAGTTTCCTGATGTCGATTCTCACTACAGAGCCGGAAATGCTGCAGTCAGCGGCAACCAAGCTGCAAACGCTCGGCTCGTCGATGATCTCCCGTAACGCGGCCGCAGCCGCTGCCACGATGAATGTGATTCCGCCTGCGGGCGACGAGGTTTCGGCGTTGACAGCGATGCATTTCGCGGCACACGCGAAGGCGTTTCAGGCGGTCTACACCCGGGCCATCGCGATTCACGAGGCGTTTGTCGCGACGCTGGCGGCTTGTGGGGATTCGTACACCGTCGTTGAGGCCACGAATAGAGTCGGTCTAGCGTAGAAGAGCAGTGCCACAATGGATTACGCGCTATTGCCGCCGGAGGTCAACTCCGGCCGGATGTGGGCCGGCCCAGGCGCCGGCTCGCTGCATGCGGCCGCAGTCGCCTGGGATGAGATGGCCGCCAATTTCTACGATGCGGCCGGCACGTATGCAACGATGCTCGCCAACCTGGCCATGTCGTGGCGAGGACCGTCGGCGACAAAGATGACGGCAGCAGCCACGCATTTCGTGGCGTGGTTGACGGCGAGCGCTGCAGAAGCCGAACGGGCTGGACAGCACGCGCGGTTGTTCGCAGCCGCTTACGAGATCGCGCACCTGATGACGGTGCCGCTGGCAGAAGTCCTGACCAACCGGCTCGTGCACCATGTGCTGGTCGCTACCAACTTCTTCGGCCAGAACACCCCGCTGATCATGCTCAACGAAGCGGATTACGGCAGGATGTGGGCGCAGGACGCCGCCGCCATGTACGCCTATGCCGAAGCGTCGGCGGCCGCTTCACGTCTGACACCGTTCACTGCGCCGGCGCCGACCACCGATCCGGGCGGACTCGTGGGCCAGTTCGCCGCGCGGGCGGTCGGCACCGCACACGCCTCGGGCGAGGTACTTCAGCAGGTGGCGCGGCTGCACGAGCTGACACCCTCGGCACTGCACGCACTCGCTTCCCCGGCCGGCTCCGGCACTTGGTCGAAAGTGTGGACCGCTATAACCGACGCCGCGAGTGCGATGCGGAAGACGACCGAGTGGGGACTACTGGGGGGCAAGGTGGCGTTCGAACCAACCATCTTTTCCCTCTCCGTCATGGACGGGATGAACATGGGCAGCATGATGCAAAAGATTGCAACCAAGGCGCTGGCCAAGGCCGCGATGGGTGGTGCCGCCGCGGCGACCCACATGATGCCCATCACCGCCCCGGCACATCAGGTCAGCGCGGCCTTGGGCAGCGCGGACTCGATCGGACGGCTGTCGGTACCGCCAAGTTGGGCCGTGAAAGCCCCGGCAATCCTTCCCGACGCCGACCTGTTGCCCGGCGCGGTCGCGGCCGATCCAGACTCCGGTACGCCGTGGGTCCAAATGGCAATGTCCAGCCTGGCCGGAACCGGGGTCGCCCGCGCGGGTGCCGCGCCGATGGCCCGGACAAGGTTCATCCCTCGAACGCCCGCCGGCGGTTAGCAGAGCCGAAGCGACGGCGCGGATTTCGCTTCCCGGCGCCGAAGCGGCGCTAGGCTAGCGCATGCCGTTCACACAAAGCGCCCCACGGGTCGTCCGCAAGGCGGTTGCCCTGGCCGTCGCGGGACTGGTCGCCGCGTCGCTGTCAGGGTGCGATTCCCACAATGCGTCGCCGCCCGGAGCCAATCCGCGTCAGGTGACCGTCTTCGGGTCGGGGCAGGTGCAAGGGGTTCCGGACACGTTGACCGCCGACGTCGCAATCGAGTTCACCGCAGCCGACGTCACCAGCGCCATGAACCAGACCAACGACCGCCAGCAGGCGGTGATCAATGCGCTGCTGGGGGCCGGGGTGGACCGCAAGGATATTCGCACCACCGAGGTCAGCCTGCAACCGCAATACAGCAGCGCGGAGCCGGGCGGAACCGCCACGATCACCAGCTACCGCGCCGACAACGCGATCGAGGTCAAGATTCACCCCACCGACGCCGCATCGCGGCTGCTGGCCCTGATCGTCACCACGGGCGGTGACGCCACCCGGATCAGTTCGGTCAGCTATTCCATCGCCGACGACTCACAGCTGGTGAAGGATGCGCGGGCCCGCGCCTTCGACGACGCCAAAAACCGTGCCCAGCAATACGCGCAGTTGTCGGGGCTGCGCCTGGGCAAAGTGCTGTCGATCTCGGAGGGGTCCGGTTCCACCGCGCCGACGAGGACCGCCCCGCCGGCGCCGCCGCGCGCGGCGACCCCGGTGCCCATCGAACCCGGTCAGCAGACGGTCAGCTTCTCGGTGACCGCGGTGTGGGAACTGGACTAAGTGCTACTGATAGACCCGGGGGTCCAACGTCCCGATGTATGACAGGTCGCGGTAGCGCTCGTCGTAGTCCAGGCCGTAACCCACCACGAAGTCGTTGGGAATGTCGAAGCCGACGTAGGCGATATCGACGTTGGCTCCCAGCGCATCAGGCTTACGCAGCAGCGTGCACACCCGCAGCGACCTCGGATGCCGGCTCTTGAGGTTGCGCAACAGCCAGGAAAGCGTCAAACCCGAGTCGACGACGTCCTCGACGATCAGCACATCACGGTCGTGGATGTCGCGGTCGAGGTCCTTGAGGATGCGCACCACTCCCGACGACGACGTCGAGGACCCATAGGAACTCACCGCCATGAATTCGAACTGGGTGGGTAACGGAATCGCACGCGCCAGGTCCGTGACAAAGAGCACCGCGCCCTTCAGCACGGTGACCAACAACAGATCCTGGCCGGTCGCCGTGGACACGTCGCGATAGTCGTCGCCGATCTGGGCGGCGAGCTCGGCGATGCGGCGCTTAATCTGCTCCTCGGTGAGCAGCACGGACTTGATATCCCCCGGGTATAGCTCCGCTATCTGCCCCGGGAAGGTCTCAGCCACGACCACAGCGTAGCGACGTCGACCGACCGACAACCAACGCAGGCGTCAAATCGGTTTCCCGACAGGCTCGAGCCGCAAGGACAGCACGCAGTCACGTCGTCCCGCGAACAATCGCTGACCCCGAGATGCCGACCCGACCGCCACGCCACCCTGGCCATGCCAGTCGGTGACCAGCGCGTCGACGCCGCGGATCTGCTTGTCGGTCAGCCCGGTCGCGCCGCCGGCCAGCAGCCAGCGGCGGATCACCCGGCGTCGCACCGGGCCCGGCAGCGCGGTGAGCGCCGCGGTGTCCAGCCCCGAACCGGCTGCCGCGGCGGTCAGCGCCCGGGCCGCGATGGTGTCGATCAGGTCGGTGTCCTCGCGCAACGCGGTCGCGGTGCGGGCCAGCGCCTCGGCCACGCCCCCGCCCAGGACGTCCTCCAGCAGCGGCAGCACCTCCTGGCGCAGCCTTGTCCGGGTGAAGCGCCGGTCGGTGTTGTGCGGATCCTGCCAAGCGGTCAGGCCCAGCTCCCGGCAGGCGGCCTGCGTCACGTCACGACGCACCCCCAGCAGCGGCCGGCACCACGGCGGGTCGTAGGGGCGCATGCCGGCGATCGACCGCGGCCCCGAACCTCGGCCGAGCCCCAGCAGCACCGTCTCGGCTTGGTCATCGAGCGTGTGCCCCAACAAGACTGGACCGTCGCGATGGGCCTGAAGCGCGGCGTAACGGGCGGCTCGGGCCGCCGCCTCCAAACCGCCCGCAGTGCCGACCTGAACGCAAATCACCTGCGCGTCATCGCAACCAAGCGAAATAGCTTGTGCCCGTGCAGTTTCGGCGACCGCAGCCGAACCCAGCTGCAACCCGTGGTCGACGATCAGTGCGGTGGTGGGCCGCAGTTGTGCCGCAACAGCAGTGAGCGCCAACGAGTCCGGGCCGCCGGACAGCCCGACGCACCACCGCTCGGCGGAGCCGAAATGCCCGGCGGAGCCGAAATGCTCAGCGGAGCCGAAATGCCCGGCGGAGCCGAAATGCTCGGGGGAGCCGAAATGCTCGGCGGAGCCGAGGTATTGGGCGACGAATTTCTCGACAGCCCTGCGCAGCTGCGCTACAGCACCCGGTCGATCCATCGCTGCGGGTTTTCGATCTCGGCCGGCAGGGGCAGTGTCTGCGGACCCGTCCAGATCGTGTTGAATCGCTTCATCCCGACCCGGCTCACCACCTCGTCGACGAACGCCTTGCCGCGGGTGTACTGACTGAGCTTGGCGTCGAAGCCCAGCAGGGCCCGCAGCAGCCGCTGCAGCGGCGGTTGCTTGCGCTGACGTCGTTCGTCGAAGCGGCGGCGGATGGTGGCCACCGACGGCACCACCACCGGCCCCACCGCGTCCATCACATGCTCGGCGTGGCCTTCCAGCAGCGTGCCGAGCACCAACAGCTGATCCAGGGCCCGGCGTTGCGCCTCGGACTGCACGGCGCGCACCACGCCCAGAATGCCGGACACGTGGCCGCCGGAATCGTCGGACGAGTCGCCGCGGTTGCGGACGAAGTCCGCCAGCCGGCTCACCACCTGGCCGAGATCATCGGCCGGTTCCCGGGTGAGCAGACCCAGCGCTTCCTGCATGTAGCCGGCCAGCCAGGGGTTGGCGGTGAATTGCACCCGGTGCGTGACCTCATGCAGACACACCCACAGCCGGAAATCCGAAGGGTCGACCCGCAGTTGCCGCTCGACCGCGATGACGTTGGGATACACCAGTAGCAGGCCGCCTATTCCGGCGCCGTCGGCGGCGGCGAACGGGTCGTACTGGCCGAGGATGCCCGAAGCCACGAACGCCAGCACCGCCCCGGTCTGGGCGCCGGTGATCCGGCCGGTGAGAAAACC
Proteins encoded in this window:
- a CDS encoding PPE family protein — its product is MDYALLPPEVNSGRMWAGPGAGSLHAAAVAWDEMAANFYDAAGTYATMLANLAMSWRGPSATKMTAAATHFVAWLTASAAEAERAGQHARLFAAAYEIAHLMTVPLAEVLTNRLVHHVLVATNFFGQNTPLIMLNEADYGRMWAQDAAAMYAYAEASAAASRLTPFTAPAPTTDPGGLVGQFAARAVGTAHASGEVLQQVARLHELTPSALHALASPAGSGTWSKVWTAITDAASAMRKTTEWGLLGGKVAFEPTIFSLSVMDGMNMGSMMQKIATKALAKAAMGGAAAATHMMPITAPAHQVSAALGSADSIGRLSVPPSWAVKAPAILPDADLLPGAVAADPDSGTPWVQMAMSSLAGTGVARAGAAPMARTRFIPRTPAGG
- a CDS encoding SIMPL domain-containing protein — its product is MPFTQSAPRVVRKAVALAVAGLVAASLSGCDSHNASPPGANPRQVTVFGSGQVQGVPDTLTADVAIEFTAADVTSAMNQTNDRQQAVINALLGAGVDRKDIRTTEVSLQPQYSSAEPGGTATITSYRADNAIEVKIHPTDAASRLLALIVTTGGDATRISSVSYSIADDSQLVKDARARAFDDAKNRAQQYAQLSGLRLGKVLSISEGSGSTAPTRTAPPAPPRAATPVPIEPGQQTVSFSVTAVWELD
- the tilS gene encoding tRNA lysidine(34) synthetase TilS, yielding MDRPGAVAQLRRAVEKFVAQYLGSAEHFGSPEHFGSAGHFGSAEHFGSAGHFGSAERWCVGLSGGPDSLALTAVAAQLRPTTALIVDHGLQLGSAAVAETARAQAISLGCDDAQVICVQVGTAGGLEAAARAARYAALQAHRDGPVLLGHTLDDQAETVLLGLGRGSGPRSIAGMRPYDPPWCRPLLGVRRDVTQAACRELGLTAWQDPHNTDRRFTRTRLRQEVLPLLEDVLGGGVAEALARTATALREDTDLIDTIAARALTAAAAGSGLDTAALTALPGPVRRRVIRRWLLAGGATGLTDKQIRGVDALVTDWHGQGGVAVGSASRGQRLFAGRRDCVLSLRLEPVGKPI
- a CDS encoding zinc-dependent metalloprotease; the protein is MTAPSELTLGNTVDWRFAATVGERLARPGPPSTEYTRRQVIGELMRAAEKAEPPVRDVTGLITAGAVPPARVLDRPAWVRAAAESMRAMTNGTDKPRGFLTGRITGAQTGAVLAFVASGILGQYDPFAAADGAGIGGLLLVYPNVIAVERQLRVDPSDFRLWVCLHEVTHRVQFTANPWLAGYMQEALGLLTREPADDLGQVVSRLADFVRNRGDSSDDSGGHVSGILGVVRAVQSEAQRRALDQLLVLGTLLEGHAEHVMDAVGPVVVPSVATIRRRFDERRQRKQPPLQRLLRALLGFDAKLSQYTRGKAFVDEVVSRVGMKRFNTIWTGPQTLPLPAEIENPQRWIDRVL